From Bacteroidales bacterium, one genomic window encodes:
- a CDS encoding ABC transporter ATP-binding protein, whose amino-acid sequence MIIRDLHKAYGKTGVLKGVDIDLPDARITAVLGPNGSGKTTLIKCILGMVIGQQGEITVGGRNIEGDWLYRRDIGYLPQIARFPENLRLRELIRMVKDIRNQPAFDDELISLFGLEPYLGKPLRYLSGGTRQKVNILIAFMFDCHYLILDEPTVGLDPLALIRFKDLLIRKKEAGKAILLTTHMVSLVEELADEVIFILEGKIYFQGKVENLKAQSNDTNLERAIAGILINQGHV is encoded by the coding sequence ATGATTATCAGGGATTTACATAAAGCTTACGGGAAAACCGGGGTTCTGAAAGGCGTGGACATTGATTTGCCGGACGCTCGTATCACTGCTGTGCTGGGGCCAAACGGCTCCGGTAAGACAACCCTGATCAAATGTATATTAGGGATGGTGATAGGACAGCAGGGTGAGATCACTGTTGGGGGCAGGAATATTGAAGGCGACTGGCTTTACCGGCGTGATATCGGGTATTTACCCCAGATCGCCAGGTTTCCGGAAAACCTCAGGCTGAGAGAGCTGATCAGGATGGTGAAAGATATCCGGAACCAGCCTGCCTTTGATGACGAACTGATCAGTTTATTCGGATTAGAGCCTTACCTGGGCAAACCACTGCGCTATTTATCCGGCGGGACGCGCCAGAAAGTCAATATCCTGATCGCCTTCATGTTCGATTGCCATTACCTGATCCTTGATGAGCCTACCGTCGGGCTTGATCCCCTGGCGCTTATCAGGTTCAAGGATTTGCTGATCAGGAAAAAGGAGGCAGGTAAAGCCATCCTGCTTACCACGCATATGGTCAGCCTCGTGGAGGAATTGGCAGATGAAGTCATTTTCATCCTGGAGGGTAAAATATATTTCCAGGGCAAAGTTGAAAATCTTAAAGCGCAGAGCAACGACACAAATCTGGAAAGGGCGATTGCCGGCATCTTAATTAACCAGGGCCATGTTTAA
- a CDS encoding nitrous oxide reductase family maturation protein NosD, whose amino-acid sequence MMTISRRMKTSSQAFLYILTFLLFSEQSLLADTLSVASNLAISNITTAVCRAENGDVIIVHAGFYQEGNILINKKLDIIGIDLPVVDGGGSNEVFTILADSVNLSGFQVQNCGVSFVKDLAGIKVEHHGFCRIENNRLIDTFFGIYLKNAHHCIVRNNFIEGQAKDEFSSGNAIHIWYSKNILVERNTCRQHRDGIYFEFVENSTITGNTSEKNLRYGLHFMFSNNDDYIKNTFRDNGAGVAVMFSHHIRMYENLFEKNWGSNAYGLLLKDIVDGEIRGNTFNENTVGIFADGSNRIRMENNEFINNGWALKILGSCSDNVITGNNFQSNTFDVITNNSTNYNNYDGNFWSDYTGYDLDRDGSGDVPYKPVKLFSLVTGRVPSSIILLRSPFVGLLNFAEKVMPAITPQTLEDRSPQMHQILFK is encoded by the coding sequence ATGATGACAATCTCCAGGCGGATGAAAACCAGCTCCCAGGCTTTTTTATACATACTTACCTTTCTTTTATTTTCTGAACAGTCATTATTGGCCGACACCCTGTCTGTAGCATCAAATTTAGCGATAAGTAATATCACTACTGCCGTCTGTAGAGCTGAAAATGGAGATGTCATCATCGTACATGCCGGATTTTACCAGGAAGGAAATATTCTTATCAATAAAAAACTGGACATCATCGGCATTGATTTACCTGTTGTTGATGGAGGCGGGTCCAATGAAGTCTTTACGATCCTGGCGGATAGTGTGAACTTATCAGGTTTCCAGGTACAAAATTGCGGGGTAAGTTTTGTCAAGGACCTTGCCGGGATAAAAGTCGAACATCATGGTTTTTGCCGGATAGAAAATAACAGGCTTATAGATACCTTTTTTGGCATTTACCTTAAAAATGCCCATCATTGCATCGTCAGGAATAATTTTATCGAAGGCCAGGCGAAGGATGAGTTTTCTTCCGGAAATGCCATTCATATCTGGTATTCAAAGAATATCCTTGTCGAACGCAATACCTGCCGCCAGCACCGGGATGGCATTTATTTCGAATTTGTGGAGAACAGCACCATCACGGGAAATACCAGTGAGAAAAACCTTCGTTATGGCCTGCATTTTATGTTCTCGAACAACGACGATTATATAAAGAACACTTTCAGGGACAATGGCGCCGGTGTGGCGGTCATGTTTTCGCATCATATCAGGATGTATGAGAATCTGTTTGAAAAAAACTGGGGAAGCAATGCATATGGACTTCTTCTCAAAGATATCGTCGATGGGGAAATCAGGGGGAACACTTTTAATGAAAATACGGTCGGTATTTTTGCAGACGGATCCAACCGCATCAGGATGGAAAATAACGAATTCATCAACAATGGATGGGCATTGAAGATACTGGGGAGCTGCTCTGATAATGTGATCACGGGCAATAATTTTCAGTCGAATACATTTGACGTGATTACGAATAATTCAACAAATTATAATAATTACGACGGAAATTTCTGGAGTGATTACACAGGCTATGACCTTGACAGGGATGGATCGGGTGATGTACCGTATAAACCGGTGAAATTGTTTTCCCTGGTCACCGGAAGAGTACCGTCGTCGATCATCCTGCTGAGAAGCCCTTTCGTCGGCTTGCTCAATTTTGCTGAGAAGGTAATGCCTGCCATCACACCACAGACCCTGGAAGACCGGTCCCCGCAGATGCATCAAATATTATTCAAATGA
- a CDS encoding nitrous oxide reductase accessory protein NosL, translating to MKKIFLSAVVILVFVACSVGPEKINYGEDHCVNCEMTIMDKRYGTEIVTAKGKVYKFDSVECLVEYLKGNKVSNENVKLVLVTPFNHPEQLVDASTSQVLHCKNLPSPMGRYLTAFQDEGEALPFREQFGGVLFSWDNLLLEFGNLH from the coding sequence ATGAAAAAAATCTTCCTTTCAGCTGTTGTCATCCTGGTTTTTGTTGCCTGCTCGGTAGGACCCGAAAAAATAAATTACGGGGAGGATCATTGCGTAAATTGCGAAATGACCATCATGGATAAAAGATATGGAACAGAGATAGTTACGGCTAAAGGGAAAGTTTACAAGTTTGATTCAGTCGAATGTCTGGTAGAGTATTTAAAAGGGAATAAAGTAAGTAACGAAAATGTCAAACTGGTTTTGGTGACCCCATTCAATCATCCTGAACAACTGGTGGATGCAAGCACCAGCCAGGTGCTGCACTGTAAAAACCTGCCAAGTCCGATGGGGAGGTATTTGACGGCTTTTCAGGACGAGGGCGAAGCTCTTCCATTCAGGGAACAATTCGGCGGGGTATTATTTTCCTGGGACAACCTGCTCCTGGAATTCGGGAACCTCCATTAA